ttttttaatttcaacagttcgttttttcaaaaataaaagctgaaacaaattttagtttCTTTAGGGTAACATTTACCATTTATCTAGAAAATAATGATCCTTCAAATTTGTCCattgaaacaaaatgtaaaaatatcatattttgagtaaaaaaaccAACACAAAATTCTTTCTAATAATTGGCATGTTTACGTTTCTTAAATGTCAGAGATTTCTGTATTCTCATTTCTCATATAAATTTGTGGTTTTTGGTGTCAAAACTCTTAGAATACACTTTAAGTATTCGATTTCTCAACTTTTTTCTATCGCatatttcaagaataaaaaaatttatttgacgtcTGTGGATTCGAAAAACGAATTGACCTTGTTTATATCTCTtcttttcgttgactttaacgCTGATTTTGACCTAAACAATaggaatgctcttatttataagctGACACAAATTGGTATACTATTCAAAGTTCCTTAAAGTAATTTGAGAGATTTACAGGGGTACGAAGACTGCTGCCAAGAAGCTTGAAAAGTTTTACATGGAAAAACATCTTCTccaagaaacaaattaattttactataatattcaaaatatttaattcagtagTGAAATCTACTCTCTTGCACGCTGCTCAGGTTTGGGGAtcaaaagaatatgaagaaatcgaaaaattgtaCAGGTATTTcataaagaaactttttaaccTACCCCTGAATACACCGAGTTATACCATATGATTGAGAAACAGGACTTCCAAAACTCCCGACAAACACCTTGAAGTCTGAAGCTGATTGCAACATGAAAGTTTGCAGCAACCATCAGAACATGagactttcgaaaaaaaacttctattaTAAGAGTTGAGAAACAAGGACTCAAAGACGCTACTTTTTCGTGAAAAATACTCTTACCTTACAAGAgacaattaattacatttttaaaagatattttaaagtatagattattattaataacagaattctattaaatttataaaaacatacattcaaatattcatattttttgtcaacCTTGCTGACGGCATAGCCAtagcatttaaattcaaaatattgtatacaatttttgtaatttaatgtaaataaatcaattacttATTACTACTCTAAACTAGATAAATCAATGATTTCAAActgaaagcttttaaaaaacaattgttgtctattgatcagaaattaaaataaataaattagctggcgcaacagtccgttgataaCTAGAAACTAGTGACtttaaactctcaaccattcctgtgagcgagtaatgttgtcagggatggagggaatcAATAGCTTTGACTTAAATCCGAgaagctaatttgagaaagcactcttGAGGATTTTTCACTAGaagcgggtagattttggcgccccgtggcggccattttgttttggtgacatctgtcaaatcttttgtttgttatttagttgcttatgccaaatcatcattgcattggcaagttacacgattgaacatcaacacgttcaaatgataaacctttgttatcaaaatgagtgttcgcgGTAGAGTGTTTTATGGTAGGGTGGCCTTGCACAGTTGGCCAACTTTGAGAttaccggttcagtaaacaatcagccaacacccgtacgttcaaggaagaCAAGATCAGCTGTAAGATATCACTGTCTGAGGcgacaccaacccacgtgaggttcaccaggtaataatgcatcctcaaaaagcgACCGGTTGGTGTGAGTTTTTGAATGGAATTCTAGGTTTAAAATGTGAAAGGTTTgaatagttattaaaaattccGTTTTGCTAAACTTTGTTAATCCAAAAAGAATGTATCAGTAATGTTTGAGACAAATATTCTACTCTacacaaaagaaataagttttacaatgactaatttttaagaaatgaaagaaCTTCCTTGCCGAAAACTTTgactgatatttttaaaatttccatcAGGATGTAAACATATGTatcttctataaaattttgataatgattcgatataaaattcaattaaagaaaAGTTAAGAAGTTTTAACTCGTTACAATTGTGTTATGGGCCTTTTCATTTACTTATATCGATTGATTCTCTTTTTCTGGaattttttccagaaaaaaaaaaaacatagtagcagaaataatcaatttaaaatgccTATTCAATTAGTACATTTCTTAAAGTTCCCTATCATCTGATTTGATATTGATTATCTTATCTTTTTTGACTAAAAGAAACAGTACAAGATCCTTAACATAGACAGGGTTAAAAAAGGTTAAGTTGAATCCCTATCACCATTACTATTAAAAGTGTGTtagctaaattttttaaatttaactttaaggaACTTCTGAGTTTCAGCAAATGAAcctgaaaacattttctttttcttaaaatcttacttGGAACATTTCAGATATAAAGATTAACAAAATTTCATAGAGCTAAACCTTCATTGTTAAGTAATTTcctgtcaaaaaatgttctttccAAAGGTTAGTTAAAAATCATTAAGTCTAGTTCACATTTAGAGATCTTAATTCTAGTTAATTGAAATCAATACATTGTTTTCacaattttgtgaaataaattttataactatTATCGGACTTGCATCATTGCAACCAATAATTGGGAATTTTCTGACAGGTCGGTTAAAgctatcatttaaaaatttggtgtAACAATTCTGTTCTGAATTATACACTGATAAAGCAGATGTCAATGGGAATAACTACatcattaaaaacttaaaaataaactgaacaaaTCTCGAAACAAGATTTTCAATGATCAAAACCAACGATAGCTAAAACTggatagaataaataaagcaaaatccattttaaaatttctagttTAATTTGCTTAATCTGAAGTGACCTGTAAGCTCATGCTTTAAGCCAAATGTATagtatattataataattgagaaaaaaataacattttaataaatttttatttctcaaaacaacatcaaactttttcatgcattttacaaatttttgctAAGggcatattattttaaattaaaaaagctcTACTGGATCCTGCTGTGAAATTAACTGAATTGCAAGCTTTCATATCTCCTGCCAAGCACAACATACAATTGGCACTCTTAAAGCAATCTTGTTGCTCCTTAACACTCAAGGCGCATCCTCGTTTTGTTTGATTGTTTTCGGTGCGAACATAACAATATGAATTGGGCGAAGTTGGTGATTTACAACGGATAGGAGCTATATTTGCAGCATTATTCTTACAATCAGCATTTCTCGAGGAATCACATTCAATGCAACGATAGTCATCTCGTCCCCAAGTGTTGCAACCGTTTTCGTTGCATTTATGGCATTCGATTCCATTGTTGTTACATTTTTTGCGTAACTCGACGGGAATTTGTAGGGAACAACCCTTCCTTACGACCTCAACTACACAATAATGGGAAGTGTTTTTAGATTAGATTATTTTAGTCAAGAGAAAAGAGAGCTTTTATAAGGATTCATACTTACATCCATCAAAGATTGTCACACAAATATCCAAAGGATCAAGGCATGCCTCTGTTTTGACCAACGATGTCCTTAAACAACCGATACCCTCACAAGTGACACAGGACAGTGGAGCACTTGCACTGGCAATGACAACTAGAAAGGACAAAACTACGGCAGTAGTTACTACTCTGAAagcagacatttttatttaattcttaggCTAGACCTGTGTTGCAACAATAATGAACTAAAAACTGCAGTTTTCGAGGTACTTTTATAGACTTTTCATCGGAGATGatgattatatttttcaatagttATTTAATCGCAACATGAAAACAAATGGTTAAAATCTCAAGTAGACTAGGTGTACTTCACCAACTAGaaaaatagttgtatttaaaaaaagttttctttttaaatcacatACGTAAGTCTTATGACAAGCAATGACCTAAGTTATTTAAGTGGGTCTTAAAGTATAGGTTTGCTATTTTGATAAGAAATCAGAGTACATGACTTAAATCACTGACACTTCTTTTAAAAGGTGTTCTGTGTATAAAAGTGTTGATATTTGGATGTTATTATTCTAAAAGTATGAAACATTCCTGTTTTGAAGGACAATTCTTGTTTGAAaggtttgttttgttaaagaaattaatttttaacttcttcgaGTACAGaaatacgtttgaaaataatttaattcattattttaatgaCCAAAAAACTTCTGGAGCTATtaggcagctgtcactttggaAGCTATTATTTCTAATGacatttgaaaattataaacacGCTTCAATTACATATTTCAGTGGTTGcaattcattacaaaaatgtttaaaattttgtagccTGAGTTAGCAAAACTCAAGCAATTTCAGATCTTCATTTAAGCGGTTAAAACAAGTATGTATGCATTGTGAAGAATCGAAAATGCATGTTggcaattctttaaaaaaaaaacttatggaTTGTGGACAGCCTCCACAGCTGAGTCCTTTGAAATACTGATAGAATTCGTTTTCCGGGCTACAAGTTTTGAAACTTCTAAACGCTTAGAACCACAAACACCAATATAGTTCatgtggaaaaaaaaagaaagcatttcTTGGGATATAATACTTGctctctcttaaaatctttaggTTGTATGGTTGTATCTGGTATACTACCAGATGTGCTACAAAAACTGCAAGACTTAGCAGTAATATCGCTAGAGACTAATTTCAAAGAATGTTTCTATTACAATCATACACCAGATATTGATTAAAGTAGTTTTGGACAAACTCAAGTAGATTCAGAGAATAGCTATTGTTGAAACTGCAAGGGATTTTCGATTCTGCTCAACATATGCCTTAAATGTTATTCTGCACCTCCTACCAGTAGACCTATACATTAAATATGTAGTATCGTGCAGCGGGTTAAGGCTTAAGGAATATCACGGAACTGATTTCATCCGAAATTTTTGCGGAAAACTCCGTCTACTGCACCTCTGCCTTGAATCTCAGAAAGGATTTTAAAGTCATCTTTTCTAACAGAAAGGATTGGAAGGatgaaataattacaaaaattgcaATACCACCATCTTTACAAATGtgtcaaagatggagtgcagAGTTTTGTTGAGAACTTTCTTCGAGTCCTACTACAAATATTCAGAGAAGCATGCAAAACTCAAATTAAACTGAAACCAGAATAGAAACGCTGCTATCTGCACTGACAGCCATGCGGCTGTTATGGCTATCAATTCCGCCATAACATAATCGATATAGGTTTAAAAATGTTGGGATGAACTATGCAGCCTAACCATCAGCCTCAGTGTCACTCTTATTTGGGTTTCAGGTCATAGTATCATTGATGCAATTGAACGGGCTGATGAGTTGGCCCCCACAATAATTAGCCACTCATAGCTCGCTTGTGAAATGTTCTCTATTTTTCTGACAGAATTCAACCACAGGTGAATCAGTTTAACGGACTATATTATATCCAATAAGATATGGAAACTGTGATTCACTTTCTCTGTAAATGTCCTGAACTGGCTTTTTCTAGAATGTCAAAGTTCCAAAGGGCATTCCTTATTTTTGATGAACTTTCCGAGATCAAAATAAAAGTCCTGATTTCCTTACTGAATTTGTCTATAAATCCATtataaaagattgttttttaatacataGGTCTTACGAGTTTTTGGAATCAAAATGGAGGTTTCTAGTGCTGAAAGAGTCAGCAAGGGCTGATTGTAACTGCCATTTCTACCTCCCTGCCCTTGGTGTTAAAATATagcttgaattaagttttactCTGCAAAGATCTGATagcgaaaaaaaagaaaaaaattatccgaattttaatttaatttttgtagcaGTTTTTGGACATTACTCATTCGAAAATAATGCAATGGTGAAATATTTCCtgagaatttttgtttcaaagacGCGACGCAAAGAAACAATACAACTTTTTCTTAAGTCAGCCCAATACTCAAACCAACCTACAACTACtagacatttttgaattactAAAAGAAGCTTTGAGAAACAATTGAACTTCTCTAAAGAAATCTTTTTACTGACTTGAAAAAAGTATGAAAGTATTACTATGCTACTATTGTAATACTTTCGACATCACTGTCCTCaagcttttaaaagaaaaattcgaTTGCTCTGTTCTGATAGTTCTGTTCATAGATAACTTTATGAAATTTGAGTCTTTCAGTTGTTCTAATATGTATTGCAATTctcgtttaaaaattaaaatcggtGAATTAAAATGGTGATCTTTTTTTGGTAGCGTTtacatcattaaaattttaaatattcgcaATATGGAACTTCAAACGTTTCCTATTCAAATTAGAAACACCCTATTTCTAAGACTAACctaacaacattttgaaaacctttacATAACAAGATATCAAAAGTTTGCGGATATTATATACATTACTTACACATGTACAACTGACAACGAGCAGGATTTTTGAAATACTGTGTACATAATTTCCTACACTTGAGTGTTTTTCCAATCGAACAAGGCATCAAAATCTGAAGTTGTTTGTATCGAAAAAACAAGATAAGACCACAACAGGAATGTCTTCACCGATGGTAGATGTAGTTGAGAATCACATTAAACTCGTCATTAAAGTCTAGTCATGTCAAGAATTCAGACGTCCACTTTAGTGGCTGTGGTAATAGCCTTAGCATTTAGTGTCCTTGCCACCGAAGCGAAAAGGAGGTGTCTTCAATGTTCAGGAATTAACTGCCAACGAACTACATACAGTAATATTGAAACATGTGACGATGAATTAGATGTTTGTGTAAGCGTATTCGATGGTCGTAAGTTttcacaaaatacaatttttgaaattttccttGGGATGATAATTTTTGTGCTTAATGTTTTAGAAAGAATTGAAGCTCAAGGCTGTTGGCTTGGAATTGCCCCTCACATTCGGTCGAAATGTGAAAAAGACTCAAATATAGAATGCAACAAGTGTTTCACAGATGAGTGCAACAGCGAGGGACCGAAGAGTTTTCAATGTGTTCAATGTGATTCGAGTattgtgtgtttttaaaaagaacttgTTAAATCTGAATATCACatcaattttctttgttttcagcACGCAAATTGTGCTCGTAAAGCAGAAGCCCTCAATACAACCCGATGTCCAATTGCACGATCTGAAAATGCCTATTGCTTCGCTCGGTCGGTTGGCAATAAGATCATACGTGGCTGCTCAACAACGGTTAAGGATCAGAAAGATTGTTTAAACGATAGGAGTTGTTCTTTGTGTTTGTCTGGAGAAATTATGGGCTGCAATAGGGTAGCTATGGGTACAGATGATGGTGGAGCCGGAAGTGGTTCAGGTAGCGGTTCTGGAAGTGGTTCTGGAAGCGGCTCTGGAAGTGGCTCTGGAAGTGGTTCAGGAAGTGGCTCTGGAAGTGGTTCAGGAAGTGGCTCTGGAAGTGGTTCTGGAAGTGGATCAGGAAGTGGTTCAGGAAGTGGTTCTGGAAGTGGATCAGGAAGTGGATCAGGAAGTGGATCAGGAAGTGGCTCAGGTAGTGGATCGGGAAATCATAAAAACGGAGCCGCTAAATTAAGTTTGTCCATAATTGTTGCATTCgtatgttatattattttaatgtaaattccttagcaaaaataaattaatatcattGATTTCTATAATGaatcattattaaataattttatcaaaataaagtataaaatatttttagcaaaTATCTAATATATAACTAACTTTGTAAGTTTTATTCACTTCGTTGATAAGAATGTACAAAGTTTTTAAGAGGGtacgtttttttctttcaagggaaattttaaaagttttaaaaactctttaatttaaaagtttaatgtttaattttagcAGGCCTACATTAAAAAGCATAGACAAATTATCCAGAAGCAACATTGACAGTTCACAAAActttagttgttgtttttcataAGATTCtgctttcaattttgaatttctcgAAATGGCCACAAGCAATTTTTTTGAATCCTTAACTCCTATAAAATAACTTAGTAACGCAGCTGTAATTATGAAGAAGTCCCGATTATTCCCGTTCAAGTAATGATTTTACCCACTTGTTATTTGACTAATAGATaaataattgattaaaattaattataccctgttttctttattataaaatccGTCTTTATACTCTTTGTAGtacgacttttttttaaaaaaattgttcgtcTTGCTGGAAGGCACTTCAACTtcatttattctaaaaatattgaaacaaaactaatttgtatCTATTCTAgtcttgataaaaaataaatgtgcaaaaCTACAAGATAATGGCGTTTAATTTCCTATCATTCAACTAACCGACTTTGTTACTCTTCTGATCATCTGATAACTATTTGGAAGTCTAATGTCCAGTTTcttgttaacttttttgttaacttcccatttaaatttattgtaatcAGTTCAATTTATCTAATtgcaaatttatgaaatttcctTTTTTAGGCCTTTAGGATCTTAATCAATGGTTTTTAGTTAAATGAACGTGcattaaaaatatcttctttctCCGACCATAACTATAAGGAACGGATagggatatcgactttaaataaattttgttttacagataccTAATAACACCAAGAtgtgcagaaagggcttttgaagtaaatgttttaattaattttcgaaaaatgctATTCGCTGCAAATATctcacaatattttgtttactcaTTTTGACTTCATGcacaatttttctgaatttttaaataattcgacaaacgatttttttcaataaataaaataaaaatctttaaaaggaGCTGGGATACGACCAACACTTATAACTTCTTATCTGTCGatctttctaaaactttaacaaaatattaataacaatatttcgaGTGAGATAACAAATTCTTGAGCCAAAAACAATTGATTAtgtgttttattagttttgtaggttttcgtgtattgttaaaaaagttgtggatttaatttttcttaaaaacttagcTTAAAGTTATTCATTTCTTGTATAAGAAAATACGGGTTATATTTTCCTAATACCATTGCTAACAATACAAAATAGCACggcatgaaatcattttgaagtcaatgcctCCATTTATTTACGTCATATCGaaaatcaaatatcaattttgagtggtattttttgtagatatacaaaaaattttggatttttattatcaTGTTGCTCAATGTTGGaacctatatttttttctaatatgtaattagttttaagacaatatcgcgtcgaaaatcaatttttaacaattttaagcagtgtttttttttgtaaaaaaccatttcttcgaatattttaatatttttctaaatgtcaaaaacgtttatGTTAccatcaaattatttttgatgttcctttttttgtgttcactttt
This window of the Eupeodes corollae chromosome 3, idEupCoro1.1, whole genome shotgun sequence genome carries:
- the LOC129951879 gene encoding uncharacterized protein LOC129951879, translating into MSRIQTSTLVAVVIALAFSVLATEAKRRCLQCSGINCQRTTYSNIETCDDELDVCVSVFDGQRIEAQGCWLGIAPHIRSKCEKDSNIECNKCFTDECNSEGPKSFQCVQCDSSIHANCARKAEALNTTRCPIARSENAYCFARSVGNKIIRGCSTTVKDQKDCLNDRSCSLCLSGEIMGCNRVAMGTDDGGAGSGSGSGSGSGSGSGSGSGSGSGSGSGSGSGSGSGSGSGSGSGSGSGSGSGSGSGSGSGSGSGSGSGSGSGSGNHKNGAAKLSLSIIVAFVCYIILM
- the LOC129951882 gene encoding uncharacterized protein LOC129951882, with the translated sequence MSAFRVVTTAVVLSFLVVIASASAPLSCVTCEGIGCLRTSLVKTEACLDPLDICVTIFDGFEVVRKGCSLQIPVELRKKCNNNGIECHKCNENGCNTWGRDDYRCIECDSSRNADCKNNAANIAPIRCKSPTSPNSYCYVRTENNQTKRGCALSVKEQQDCFKSANCMLCLAGDMKACNSVNFTAGSSRAFLI